A genomic stretch from Photobacterium atrarenae includes:
- a CDS encoding nucleoside-specific channel-forming Tsx family protein → MRKSLVALSVLAATALPATVNAADYSDDIHKNDYSWSQFNLMYAINELPGESDHDYMEMEFGGRSGIFDLYGYVDVFNLSSDKDSDKADAEKMFMKFAPRMSLDAVTGKDLSFGPVQELYIATLMEWGGNSGVNNQKIGLGSDVNVPWLGKIGLNLYASYRGNDHEWNGYHLATNWFKPFHFFDNGSFLSYQGYIDYEFGLDDGPNTGGASSGGAMFNGLYWHSDRYAVGYGLKAYKDIYGIKDSDGFKSTGVGHYVSVTYKF, encoded by the coding sequence ATGCGCAAATCCCTAGTAGCACTGAGCGTGCTGGCAGCAACTGCCCTGCCGGCCACCGTTAACGCCGCCGATTATTCTGACGACATTCACAAAAACGACTATAGCTGGTCACAATTCAACCTGATGTACGCTATCAACGAGCTGCCAGGCGAATCAGATCACGATTACATGGAAATGGAATTCGGTGGTCGCTCGGGAATCTTTGACCTGTACGGTTACGTTGATGTGTTCAACCTGAGCAGCGACAAAGACAGCGACAAAGCTGATGCTGAAAAAATGTTCATGAAGTTTGCACCACGCATGTCTCTGGACGCAGTGACCGGCAAAGACCTGTCTTTCGGTCCGGTTCAGGAGCTATACATTGCCACGCTGATGGAATGGGGTGGTAACTCTGGTGTGAACAACCAGAAAATTGGCCTGGGTTCAGACGTAAACGTGCCATGGTTAGGTAAAATTGGCCTGAACCTGTACGCCTCATATCGTGGCAACGACCACGAGTGGAACGGCTACCACCTTGCGACAAACTGGTTCAAGCCATTCCACTTCTTTGACAACGGCAGCTTCCTGTCTTACCAGGGTTACATCGATTACGAATTTGGCCTGGACGATGGCCCGAACACTGGCGGCGCAAGCAGCGGTGGTGCCATGTTCAACGGCCTGTACTGGCACTCAGATCGCTACGCTGTCGGTTACGGCTTGAAAGCCTATAAAGATATCTATGGTATCAAAGACTCTGATGGCTTCAAGTCTACAGGTGTTGGCCACTATGTCTCTGTCACTTACAAGTTCTAA
- the panE gene encoding 2-dehydropantoate 2-reductase, whose amino-acid sequence MNLTIVGAGAIGRLWGCHLSLHHSVHFWTRDNARTLSLTFNPLENASRPQPYHFAANQPEQLQQADCVLLTVKAFQVEQALTSILPYLPPTTPVVVMHNGMGTHRMASALLPDNPLLYATTAQAAYRPSSAQLNHTGLGPTWLGAMNPAGHQQKHLAEALQQALPPCQWHAQILTPLWQKLAINCAINPLTAIAQCRNGDLAQAKYHSRLDAICNEVAAVMRAEGIAADSTALRRQVDQVIKNTAANYSSMNQDISQHRTTEIDYITGYLIDRAQEHGIAVPENTRLWQQIKQLEQQDHDA is encoded by the coding sequence TTGAACCTGACCATTGTCGGCGCCGGCGCCATTGGCCGCTTATGGGGATGTCACCTGAGCCTGCACCACTCAGTCCATTTCTGGACCCGGGATAATGCCCGCACACTTTCCCTGACCTTTAATCCGCTGGAGAACGCCTCCCGGCCGCAACCTTATCACTTTGCAGCCAACCAGCCCGAGCAATTACAGCAAGCCGACTGTGTGTTGCTGACCGTCAAAGCGTTTCAGGTGGAGCAAGCGCTCACATCGATTTTGCCGTATCTGCCCCCTACAACCCCGGTGGTAGTCATGCACAACGGGATGGGAACCCATCGGATGGCTTCAGCGCTGCTCCCAGACAACCCGCTGCTGTATGCCACAACCGCCCAGGCAGCCTATCGCCCAAGTTCGGCGCAGCTCAATCACACCGGGCTCGGGCCCACCTGGCTCGGCGCCATGAATCCGGCAGGTCATCAACAAAAGCACCTGGCCGAAGCGCTGCAACAGGCGCTGCCACCCTGCCAATGGCATGCGCAGATCCTTACCCCGCTGTGGCAAAAGCTGGCGATCAATTGTGCGATCAATCCGCTCACCGCCATCGCGCAATGCCGCAACGGGGATCTCGCCCAGGCGAAATATCACTCACGGCTGGATGCTATCTGCAACGAAGTTGCTGCTGTGATGCGCGCTGAAGGGATTGCAGCCGACAGCACAGCCCTGCGCCGCCAGGTCGATCAGGTGATAAAAAATACAGCCGCAAACTATTCGTCGATGAATCAGGATATTTCCCAGCACCGGACAACGGAAATCGACTATATTACGGGATATCTGATTGACCGGGCACAGGAACACGGCATCGCGGTTCCGGAAAATACCCGGCTGTGGCAGCAAATCAAACAACTGGAGCAACAAGATCATGACGCATGA
- the bolA gene encoding transcriptional regulator BolA, with the protein MIQDRIQEKLHQAFAPVHLDVINESYMHNVPTGSESHFKVVIVSDQFAGQRLIGRHRAVNTVLADELANHIHALAIHTYTEDEWQAKQGEAPASPACRGGSKLG; encoded by the coding sequence ATGATCCAGGATCGCATTCAAGAAAAATTGCACCAGGCCTTTGCCCCGGTCCATCTAGACGTTATCAATGAAAGCTACATGCACAATGTTCCGACCGGCTCGGAAAGCCATTTTAAAGTGGTGATTGTCAGTGATCAATTTGCCGGCCAACGCCTGATTGGGCGCCACCGGGCGGTGAATACCGTGCTGGCTGATGAGCTGGCCAACCACATTCATGCCCTGGCGATCCATACCTATACCGAAGACGAATGGCAGGCTAAACAAGGTGAAGCGCCTGCCTCGCCGGCGTGTCGCGGCGGTAGCAAGCTGGGCTAG
- the yajL gene encoding protein deglycase YajL, giving the protein MTHEAQQRPIKVAVCIAPGSEEMEAVTTIDILIRAGFQVTIASVASDGALIMPGSRGIKLVADVALVAIADEPFDCVVLPGGAAGAECFRDSPLLIEFVDQHKHDGKLIAAICAAPAVVLEHHQLFPKALMTAHPAFIEQIPQDRRRSKRVVYDINHRLLTSQGPGTAQEFAFEIINHLAGKERAAEVAEPMVVWPNMHYTVLPRK; this is encoded by the coding sequence ATGACGCATGAAGCTCAACAGCGCCCAATCAAAGTCGCCGTTTGTATCGCCCCCGGCAGCGAGGAAATGGAAGCGGTGACGACCATCGACATTCTGATCCGGGCCGGGTTTCAGGTCACCATCGCCAGCGTCGCCTCGGACGGCGCGCTGATCATGCCGGGCTCTCGCGGGATCAAGCTGGTCGCCGATGTGGCACTCGTGGCGATTGCTGACGAGCCGTTTGACTGCGTTGTGCTGCCGGGCGGTGCCGCTGGCGCCGAGTGCTTTCGCGACAGCCCGTTGCTGATCGAATTTGTCGATCAGCACAAACATGACGGCAAGTTGATTGCTGCCATCTGCGCAGCACCGGCCGTGGTGCTGGAACACCACCAACTGTTCCCGAAAGCCCTGATGACCGCCCATCCGGCCTTTATTGAACAAATCCCGCAAGATCGCCGCCGGAGCAAACGGGTGGTCTATGATATCAACCATCGCCTGCTGACCAGCCAGGGGCCGGGGACGGCACAAGAGTTTGCCTTTGAGATCATCAACCACCTGGCCGGAAAAGAGCGGGCTGCCGAAGTGGCCGAACCAATGGTGGTCTGGCCGAACATGCACTACACCGTGCTGCCGCGGAAATAG
- a CDS encoding Na(+)-translocating NADH-quinone reductase subunit A: MITIKKGLDIPIAGTPAQAINDGKAITRVALLGEEYVGMRPTMHARVGDVVKKGQVLFEDKKNPGVKFTAPASGKVVEINRGAKRVLQSVVIEAEGDEQVTFNRYEADQLAQLERNAIVEQLVESGMWTALRTRPFSKVPAIDAETQAIFVTAMDTNPLAANPEIIINEQSDAFVAGLTLLSRLTSGKVMVCKSGASLPRSQQSNVEEHVFNGPHPAGLVGTHIHSLFGADLANVAWHINYQDVIAFGQLFLTGALYTDRVVSLAGPAVNNPRLVRTTLGASIEQLVDSELMPGELRVLSGSVLNGKHAAGPHAFLGRYHLQVTALREGREKEFMGWIAPGKNKFSVTRAFLSQFFPNQLFNMTTSTNGSERSMVPIGNYERVMPLDIEPTLLLRDLCAGDTESAQQLGALELDEEDLALCTFVCPGKYEYGPLLRECLDKIEKEG, translated from the coding sequence ATGATTACAATAAAAAAGGGTTTGGATATCCCAATTGCAGGGACTCCTGCCCAGGCGATAAATGATGGCAAGGCCATCACTCGAGTCGCCTTGCTTGGCGAAGAATATGTTGGTATGCGTCCTACAATGCATGCCCGCGTAGGGGATGTAGTGAAGAAAGGTCAGGTTCTTTTTGAAGATAAGAAGAATCCAGGCGTGAAATTCACTGCTCCAGCCAGCGGCAAGGTCGTAGAAATCAACCGTGGTGCGAAGCGTGTGCTGCAATCCGTTGTGATTGAAGCAGAAGGCGATGAGCAAGTCACATTTAACCGCTACGAAGCAGACCAGCTGGCACAGCTGGAGCGTAATGCGATTGTAGAGCAGTTGGTTGAATCTGGCATGTGGACAGCGTTACGGACGCGTCCTTTCAGCAAGGTACCTGCCATCGACGCTGAAACTCAGGCGATTTTCGTCACTGCCATGGATACCAATCCACTGGCGGCGAATCCGGAAATCATCATCAACGAACAGAGCGATGCCTTTGTTGCCGGTCTGACGCTGCTGTCACGCCTGACAAGCGGCAAGGTGATGGTTTGTAAATCCGGTGCCAGCCTGCCGCGTTCCCAGCAGTCGAATGTGGAAGAGCATGTGTTCAACGGTCCGCATCCTGCGGGTCTGGTCGGGACGCATATCCATTCGCTGTTCGGTGCTGACTTGGCCAATGTGGCATGGCACATCAACTACCAGGACGTGATCGCCTTCGGTCAACTGTTCCTGACCGGTGCGCTGTACACTGACCGTGTGGTTTCTCTGGCTGGTCCTGCTGTGAACAATCCTCGCCTGGTTCGAACCACGCTGGGTGCGTCTATCGAGCAACTGGTAGATTCCGAGCTGATGCCGGGTGAACTGCGCGTGCTGTCTGGCTCTGTGCTGAACGGCAAACACGCTGCGGGTCCACATGCTTTCCTGGGTCGCTACCACCTGCAGGTGACTGCATTGCGTGAAGGCCGTGAGAAAGAATTCATGGGTTGGATTGCGCCAGGTAAGAACAAGTTCTCGGTTACCCGCGCGTTCCTGAGCCAGTTCTTCCCGAACCAGCTGTTTAACATGACGACGTCGACCAATGGTTCCGAGCGTTCCATGGTGCCAATCGGCAACTATGAGCGAGTGATGCCATTGGACATCGAGCCGACCCTGCTACTGCGTGACCTGTGTGCCGGTGACACTGAAAGTGCCCAGCAGTTGGGTGCGCTGGAGTTGGATGAAGAAGATCTGGCTCTGTGTACGTTTGTATGCCCAGGTAAGTACGAGTACGGCCCACTGCTGCGCGAGTGCCTGGACAAGATTGAGAAGGAAGGGTAA
- a CDS encoding TRAP transporter substrate-binding protein: MVRRCRQWLLGVLCLCAVAACSEPGEQAVSSAQAIEWKLVTSWPKGFPGMGVAPERFADIVNRLSQGRLMIRVYGAGELVPSFDVFNAVAKGTVQMGHSAAFYWQDKIPAAPFFTSVPFGMTAQEMNAWLHYGGGLGLWQALYEPYGVIPMAGGNTGAQMGGWFNKEIRTIDDLKGLKMRLPGYGADVFKRAGGIPVSLSGGELFTALETGTIDAAEWVGPYNDLAFGLHNAAKYYYYPGWQEPSTTLEFLVNQQALQSLPDDLQQLVVTAARAVNQDLLDEYTVKNMQALDVLVREHHVALRRFPAPVLAELKQLTRELLIEKSKSDPALAQIYASYQQFLTDTRLYNRVSNGGNVNAD; the protein is encoded by the coding sequence ATGGTGAGGCGTTGTCGTCAATGGTTACTCGGAGTACTTTGTTTATGCGCGGTGGCGGCTTGCAGTGAGCCGGGGGAGCAAGCCGTGTCGTCGGCTCAGGCTATCGAGTGGAAGCTGGTGACGTCCTGGCCTAAAGGCTTTCCCGGTATGGGGGTGGCACCGGAACGATTTGCCGATATCGTGAACCGGTTAAGTCAGGGCCGTCTGATGATCCGGGTTTATGGCGCCGGCGAGCTGGTGCCAAGTTTTGATGTCTTTAATGCTGTGGCCAAAGGCACCGTACAAATGGGCCATTCGGCTGCATTCTACTGGCAGGATAAAATTCCGGCCGCACCCTTTTTTACCTCCGTCCCCTTTGGCATGACAGCACAGGAAATGAATGCCTGGCTCCACTATGGCGGCGGGCTTGGCCTGTGGCAAGCATTATATGAGCCTTACGGCGTGATCCCGATGGCAGGCGGTAACACCGGCGCTCAGATGGGGGGCTGGTTCAACAAAGAAATCCGGACGATTGATGATCTTAAAGGGCTGAAGATGCGGTTACCCGGTTATGGGGCGGATGTTTTTAAGCGCGCCGGCGGGATCCCGGTCAGCCTCTCAGGCGGAGAGCTGTTTACTGCTCTGGAAACGGGCACCATTGATGCGGCAGAGTGGGTCGGCCCCTATAACGATTTAGCATTCGGTTTACATAATGCGGCGAAATACTACTATTATCCGGGGTGGCAGGAGCCCAGCACAACGTTGGAGTTTCTGGTCAACCAGCAGGCGCTGCAGAGTTTACCGGATGACTTACAACAACTGGTGGTGACAGCGGCCCGGGCGGTGAACCAGGATTTGCTGGATGAGTATACTGTCAAGAATATGCAAGCGCTGGATGTGCTGGTTCGCGAGCATCATGTCGCATTGCGGCGTTTTCCTGCGCCGGTACTGGCTGAACTTAAGCAATTGACCCGGGAGCTCCTTATCGAAAAAAGCAAAAGTGACCCGGCGCTGGCTCAGATTTATGCATCCTATCAGCAGTTTTTGACCGATACCCGACTATATAACCGGGTCTCAAACGGTGGAAATGTGAACGCCGATTAA
- a CDS encoding YajG family lipoprotein translates to MKKLLIAATVMALTACSAPSEPQLTLNPTPVIAQQPAASGKTLNLESRDLRTAQFVAVVDSGRQNVQPLHATQNLRITLEDALSRQLSSQGYSISQDGKGTMRLDILEAMVNVKHSVMSHELSSKLQLQLVVETPTGKFVKRYAGKSERNGAMSASVEDMELALNNLMTAVLKDIYADPELNSYLQEKL, encoded by the coding sequence ATGAAAAAGCTTCTTATTGCCGCCACGGTCATGGCACTGACCGCCTGCTCTGCACCGTCGGAGCCACAACTAACCCTGAATCCGACCCCGGTGATTGCCCAACAGCCGGCAGCCTCAGGAAAAACACTAAACCTGGAAAGTCGCGATCTGCGCACCGCCCAATTCGTTGCCGTGGTCGACAGTGGCCGTCAAAATGTGCAGCCGCTGCACGCGACGCAGAACCTGCGGATCACCCTGGAGGATGCCCTGTCCCGTCAGCTGAGTTCACAAGGCTACAGCATAAGCCAAGACGGCAAAGGCACCATGCGGCTGGATATTCTGGAAGCCATGGTCAATGTCAAGCACAGCGTAATGAGCCACGAGCTGAGCAGCAAGCTGCAGCTACAATTGGTGGTCGAAACCCCGACCGGCAAGTTCGTCAAGCGTTATGCCGGTAAATCGGAACGCAACGGGGCCATGAGCGCATCGGTTGAAGATATGGAACTGGCCCTGAATAACCTGATGACTGCCGTTCTGAAGGATATCTACGCCGATCCTGAGCTCAACAGCTACCTGCAGGAGAAACTATAA
- a CDS encoding peptidylprolyl isomerase: MRQALLALLLSLALPVSAATQVLVSTSLGEFTVQLDEKNAPISSENFLRYVEDGSYVGTIFHRVIPGFMAQGGGFDQDFNRRDTYSPIKNESANGLKNERASIAMARTNAPDSATRQFYINYNNNAFLDARGNQPGYAVFGKVVKGFSVIEKMAEIPTTTVRSMGMKDVPLQPIVIKAITIIKK, from the coding sequence ATGCGCCAAGCCTTGCTGGCTCTGCTTCTGAGCCTTGCGCTGCCGGTCAGTGCCGCCACACAAGTCCTGGTCTCCACCAGCTTGGGGGAGTTTACCGTCCAGCTGGACGAGAAGAACGCGCCTATCTCAAGCGAGAACTTTCTGCGTTATGTGGAAGACGGCAGCTACGTCGGCACCATTTTTCACCGCGTGATCCCGGGTTTTATGGCCCAGGGGGGCGGCTTTGACCAGGATTTCAATCGCCGGGATACCTATTCGCCGATTAAAAACGAATCCGCCAACGGCCTGAAGAATGAACGCGCCAGCATTGCCATGGCCCGCACCAATGCGCCGGACTCTGCCACGCGTCAGTTCTACATCAATTACAACAATAACGCCTTCCTGGATGCCCGCGGCAACCAACCGGGTTATGCCGTGTTCGGAAAAGTTGTGAAGGGGTTCTCAGTTATTGAAAAAATGGCTGAAATTCCTACCACAACCGTTCGTTCGATGGGTATGAAAGATGTCCCGCTGCAACCTATAGTTATTAAAGCAATAACGATTATCAAAAAGTAA
- a CDS encoding AmpG family muropeptide MFS transporter, with product MSQSLEDKRLGWRVYLEKKVLIMLALGFSSGLPILLVFGTLSFWLREAEVSRTDIGFFSWVALAYGFKWIWSPLIDRFPVPLLSRLLGRRRGWMVFSQLLIIASLYGMAISNPQVDLIQLAIFAVIVAFSSASQDIVIDAYRIEMASERLQAALAAAYMTGYRLAMIMAGAGAMALAAWFGSDTEYNAHGWQVAYFSMAGLMLVGLITALCIHEPSIDSSAVDNIERQMRQQLLDKGIPALPARLTAWFYTAAVLPFQDFFTRYGREALLILVLIGTYRISDVVMGVMANAFYVDMGFSKTEVASVSKVYGVIMTLLGAGLGGILVSKFKTLRILALGAILAASTNILFMIFTYMGNSLTMLTLVISVDNLSAGIATAAFITYMSSLTNVAFSATQYALFSSIMLLFPKFIAGFSGVFVDNFGYNVFFFSTALIGLPVLMLIYAVSRHQKVSVQTRSEVT from the coding sequence ATGTCGCAATCACTTGAGGATAAGCGCCTGGGCTGGCGGGTCTATCTGGAGAAAAAAGTCCTGATCATGCTGGCGCTGGGCTTCTCATCAGGCCTGCCGATCCTACTGGTCTTCGGCACCCTGTCTTTCTGGCTCCGGGAAGCCGAAGTCAGCCGAACCGACATCGGCTTTTTCAGTTGGGTCGCACTGGCCTATGGATTCAAATGGATCTGGTCCCCGCTGATCGACCGCTTTCCAGTGCCGCTCCTGTCGCGGTTGCTCGGCCGGCGCCGCGGCTGGATGGTCTTCTCCCAGCTACTGATCATCGCCTCTCTGTATGGCATGGCGATCAGCAACCCGCAGGTTGATCTGATTCAGTTAGCGATTTTTGCCGTGATTGTCGCCTTCTCGTCCGCCTCACAGGATATCGTGATCGACGCCTACCGGATTGAAATGGCTTCAGAGCGCCTGCAGGCTGCACTGGCCGCAGCTTACATGACCGGCTACCGGCTGGCGATGATTATGGCCGGCGCCGGGGCCATGGCCCTGGCCGCCTGGTTCGGCTCCGACACCGAATACAATGCCCATGGCTGGCAAGTTGCTTACTTCAGCATGGCCGGGCTGATGCTCGTGGGTCTGATCACCGCTTTATGTATTCACGAGCCAAGCATCGACAGCTCGGCCGTCGACAACATCGAGCGCCAGATGCGCCAGCAATTGCTCGACAAAGGAATACCCGCTCTCCCGGCCCGCCTGACGGCCTGGTTTTATACCGCTGCTGTGCTGCCGTTTCAGGATTTCTTTACCCGCTACGGCCGCGAAGCATTGCTGATCCTGGTGCTCATCGGAACCTACCGGATTTCAGATGTGGTGATGGGCGTGATGGCCAACGCCTTTTACGTCGATATGGGCTTTAGCAAGACCGAAGTGGCCTCCGTTTCAAAAGTATACGGGGTGATCATGACCTTGCTGGGGGCCGGACTGGGCGGGATTCTCGTCAGTAAGTTCAAGACTTTGCGGATCCTGGCGCTGGGCGCAATTCTGGCAGCATCGACCAATATCCTGTTTATGATTTTCACCTATATGGGCAACAGCCTGACCATGCTGACCCTGGTGATCTCGGTGGATAACCTCAGTGCCGGCATCGCCACCGCAGCCTTCATTACTTACATGTCAAGCCTGACCAACGTCGCTTTTTCTGCCACGCAATATGCCCTGTTCAGTTCCATTATGCTGCTATTTCCGAAATTTATTGCCGGATTTTCGGGCGTCTTTGTCGACAACTTTGGCTACAACGTGTTTTTCTTCTCCACCGCACTCATCGGCCTGCCGGTTCTGATGCTGATTTATGCGGTCAGCAGGCACCAGAAAGTCAGTGTGCAAACACGCTCTGAAGTGACCTAA
- a CDS encoding nucleoside-specific channel-forming Tsx family protein produces the protein MNRTLAAFSISAALTLPGTSVAVDYSDDIHKNDYKWFTLNLMQSINNRIPFGFQDDTYFEMEFGGRSGWLDLYGYLDVFDILNSSQSDRNKPEGTDDFADNFFLKFAPRFSLDGISGKDLSFGPVMELYISTLTNVGDNALFEHYIGLGSDVQVPWFGKMGLNTYARYVRENFGADNEGEWDGYMISTNWFKPWLTLSSGDFVTYQGYLDYKFGASKISDDINRTTTAVEWFNGIYYHTPQWAFGYGLKYYHNMALFKDGGFAGDTTGFGHYLSANYKF, from the coding sequence ATGAACAGAACTTTGGCAGCTTTCAGTATCAGCGCCGCTCTTACCCTGCCGGGCACCAGCGTCGCGGTCGATTACTCCGATGACATCCACAAGAATGATTACAAATGGTTCACACTCAATTTGATGCAAAGCATCAACAACCGGATTCCCTTCGGCTTCCAGGATGATACTTACTTTGAAATGGAATTCGGCGGCCGTTCCGGTTGGCTGGATCTTTACGGCTATCTGGATGTCTTCGATATCCTCAACTCCAGTCAGTCTGATCGAAACAAACCGGAAGGCACCGATGACTTTGCCGACAACTTTTTCCTGAAGTTTGCCCCCCGCTTCTCTCTGGACGGCATCAGCGGCAAAGATCTCTCCTTCGGCCCGGTGATGGAGCTATATATATCAACGCTCACCAATGTTGGTGATAACGCGCTCTTTGAGCACTATATTGGCCTCGGCTCTGATGTGCAGGTGCCCTGGTTCGGAAAAATGGGCCTCAATACTTACGCCCGTTATGTGCGGGAGAACTTTGGCGCCGACAATGAAGGCGAGTGGGACGGCTACATGATCTCCACCAACTGGTTCAAGCCCTGGCTCACCCTCAGCAGCGGTGATTTTGTGACTTATCAGGGTTATCTGGACTACAAGTTCGGTGCCTCGAAAATTTCCGATGATATCAACCGGACCACCACTGCCGTAGAGTGGTTCAACGGCATCTATTACCACACCCCGCAATGGGCCTTCGGCTATGGCCTGAAGTACTACCACAATATGGCCCTGTTTAAAGATGGCGGTTTTGCTGGCGACACCACCGGCTTTGGCCACTACCTCTCAGCCAACTACAAATTCTGA
- a CDS encoding methyltransferase encodes MKPELNLHGRTLTLQRYPARTKETLQAWDAADEYLINHVQDMTLDPGRPILIMNDSFGALSCWFANQGKVTCVTDSFIARQGCIANLKANQLPDVQIIDCQAELPDNPQLVLLKLPKITRLLTWQLQQLCQKLPAGCTVIAAAKAKDIHTSTLKLFEKNLGSTKTSLAVKKARLIFCEVNPALAQPLPAPLSWEVPEHGLTLTNHANVFSGDSLDIGARLLLEHIPQHRKYQHIIDLGCGNGVIGIKAAQQNPQARVICVDESYMAVASCLANAALNLPEPAQLEAIVNNCLTGFKPGSADLVLCNPPFHQQNAITDHIAWQMFCDAKQVLTSHGELIVIGNRHLGYDGKLKRLFGNVSVMAQNNKFVIYQARK; translated from the coding sequence ATGAAACCAGAGCTCAACCTGCACGGGCGAACGCTGACCCTCCAGCGCTACCCGGCCAGAACAAAAGAAACGCTCCAGGCATGGGACGCCGCTGACGAGTACCTCATCAACCACGTCCAGGACATGACCCTGGATCCAGGCCGCCCGATCCTAATCATGAACGATAGCTTCGGCGCGCTCAGCTGCTGGTTTGCCAACCAGGGCAAAGTCACCTGTGTCACGGACTCCTTTATTGCCCGCCAGGGATGCATCGCCAACCTCAAAGCCAACCAACTGCCGGATGTTCAAATCATCGACTGCCAGGCCGAGCTGCCGGACAACCCGCAGCTGGTCTTGCTCAAGCTGCCGAAGATAACGCGCCTGCTGACCTGGCAATTGCAGCAGTTGTGTCAGAAGCTGCCGGCGGGGTGTACGGTCATTGCCGCGGCCAAAGCCAAGGATATCCACACCTCAACCCTGAAACTGTTCGAGAAAAACCTGGGCAGCACCAAAACCTCACTGGCGGTGAAAAAAGCCCGGCTCATTTTCTGCGAGGTGAATCCGGCGTTGGCCCAGCCATTACCCGCCCCCCTGAGCTGGGAAGTCCCGGAGCACGGCCTGACCCTGACCAACCATGCCAATGTTTTCTCCGGCGACAGTCTGGATATCGGTGCCCGGCTGTTGCTCGAGCACATTCCCCAGCACCGCAAATACCAGCACATTATTGATCTGGGCTGTGGCAACGGGGTGATCGGCATCAAAGCAGCGCAGCAGAACCCGCAAGCCCGGGTCATCTGTGTCGATGAAAGCTACATGGCGGTCGCATCCTGCCTGGCCAATGCGGCGCTGAACCTGCCCGAGCCGGCACAACTTGAAGCGATCGTGAACAACTGCCTGACCGGTTTCAAACCCGGCAGCGCGGATTTGGTCCTGTGTAACCCGCCTTTCCACCAGCAAAACGCGATCACCGATCATATTGCCTGGCAAATGTTTTGTGATGCAAAGCAAGTTCTGACATCCCATGGCGAGCTGATCGTGATTGGCAACCGTCACCTGGGCTACGATGGAAAACTAAAGCGTTTATTTGGTAACGTATCGGTCATGGCCCAGAACAACAAATTCGTGATTTACCAAGCCAGAAAGTAA